The Thermomicrobiales bacterium genome has a window encoding:
- a CDS encoding MMPL family transporter, translated as RRAYDLLTEGFGAGFNGPLTVVVDTRQATDAQAVERLAADLREQPGVARVSPPIFNPAGDTGIITVIPGTSPQSEATQDLVHLLRRDVVPPAIQESGVEASIGGPTAAFIDIGDRISSRLPVFFLVVIGVSMLLLAIVFRSLLVPVQAALMNVLSIAAAYGVLVAVFQWGWFSSVFGIDRTGPIESFLPMMLFAVLFGLSTDYEVFLMSRIHEAWLEGRGSRAAVSHGSATTSRVITAAASIMVVVFLSFTLSDSRIVKEFGLGLAVAIFVDATVIRMLMVPAITGLLGDANWYMPAWLDRRLPRVSLEAPAPAPVTVPAVTPVEGD; from the coding sequence CCGACGCGCGTATGACCTGCTGACCGAGGGGTTCGGCGCGGGCTTCAACGGTCCGTTGACAGTCGTCGTGGATACACGCCAGGCGACGGATGCGCAGGCCGTCGAGCGGCTGGCTGCTGACCTGCGCGAGCAGCCAGGCGTAGCGCGAGTCAGCCCACCCATCTTCAATCCAGCAGGCGACACGGGCATTATCACAGTCATTCCTGGGACCTCGCCGCAGTCCGAGGCAACCCAGGATCTCGTCCACTTGCTGCGCCGCGACGTCGTGCCACCGGCCATTCAGGAGAGCGGCGTCGAGGCGTCGATCGGCGGCCCGACGGCGGCGTTCATCGACATCGGAGACCGCATTTCCAGCCGGCTACCGGTGTTCTTCCTCGTTGTCATTGGTGTGAGCATGCTGCTGCTGGCGATCGTCTTCCGCTCGCTGCTGGTGCCGGTGCAGGCTGCACTGATGAACGTGCTATCGATTGCCGCTGCCTACGGCGTGCTGGTGGCCGTCTTCCAGTGGGGCTGGTTCTCCAGCGTGTTCGGGATCGACCGGACTGGGCCGATTGAGTCGTTCCTGCCGATGATGCTGTTCGCGGTGCTGTTCGGCCTCTCGACGGACTACGAGGTGTTCCTGATGAGCAGGATCCATGAGGCATGGCTGGAGGGTCGCGGCAGCCGCGCAGCGGTCAGCCACGGCAGCGCGACGACGTCGCGGGTGATCACCGCAGCCGCCAGTATCATGGTCGTCGTCTTCCTGTCGTTCACGCTCAGCGATTCGCGGATTGTGAAAGAGTTCGGCCTTGGACTCGCGGTCGCGATCTTCGTTGACGCGACCGTGATCCGGATGCTGATGGTTCCGGCGATCACCGGCCTGCTCGGCGATGCCAACTGGTATATGCCGGCCTGGCTCGACCGGCGATTGCCACGCGTCTCGCTGGAGGCTCCGGCACCAGCGCCGGTTACGGTCCCTGCGGTGACGCCGGTCGAGGGCGACTGA
- a CDS encoding TetR/AcrR family transcriptional regulator → MEADLQEQTTGTRQAQAARRRQQLLEAAFTLFAERGYRATSVRDITRAAGVTEAVLYHYFGNKADLLAAVLAVYAPFAGYRRILEAADSVPVEMVLRRLSSEFLRMLHERRAFVLTLLSEASTDAEIAAILRRLLDDIIGSVVTFLDSRRATGELSPAVDSRAVGEALQGGLLIHFLSQSLGGETPTADDAVIERLVSVLLTGILPRS, encoded by the coding sequence ATGGAGGCGGATCTGCAGGAACAGACGACTGGCACACGGCAGGCTCAGGCGGCACGTCGCCGACAGCAGCTTCTGGAGGCAGCGTTTACGCTCTTCGCCGAGCGTGGCTACCGGGCCACATCGGTGCGCGACATCACGCGCGCGGCCGGCGTGACCGAGGCGGTTCTCTATCACTACTTCGGCAACAAGGCCGACCTGTTGGCTGCCGTGCTCGCCGTCTACGCGCCGTTCGCTGGCTATCGGCGCATCCTCGAAGCGGCCGACTCGGTCCCGGTCGAGATGGTTCTGCGGCGACTGAGCAGTGAGTTCCTCCGCATGCTGCACGAGCGGCGGGCGTTTGTGCTGACCCTCCTTAGCGAGGCTTCGACCGACGCGGAGATCGCGGCGATCCTCAGGCGCCTGCTCGACGATATCATCGGGTCCGTCGTTACCTTCCTCGACTCCCGCCGGGCTACCGGCGAACTCTCCCCGGCTGTCGATAGCCGCGCCGTTGGCGAGGCATTGCAAGGTGGGTTGCTGATCCATTTCCTCAGCCAGAGTCTTGGCGGTGAGACACCGACGGCTGATGACGCGGTGATCGAGCGACTCGTGAGCGTCCTGCTCACCGGCATCCTCCCGCGTTCGTAA
- a CDS encoding ABC transporter substrate-binding protein: MTEDDRMDPLERRIMYLLSLRGRSPQADAYSRRELFRLGARYALGGSVLAMILAACGNSQDTPTSTASSGSGGSTPGTGGSPTTEIELPMMKPEDVPDKLKGSGEVVAISFGGAYQEAQRKAYFEPFEELCGITVKEAEGPDIAKIKAMVDTGNVQWDLPEVGLDGIIALERQGDYWEPIDYDLVDVDNIDEGFRHEHAIAMNPYGLIYGYRTDAFDGTPSGWADFWDTEKFPGPRAMEGGSGGLLPFLEAAVMADGVAMDSIYPLDIDQAYASLEKIKDDVVKWWDAGAQPVQMLADKEAVLAQAWSGRILTLKSQNPDMPVEIAWNQGQLAFDVWGIPKGAPNRENAQKLAAFSTMAVSQARLSMLYPNGFVNNKSVDFIPAEIASTLATSPEHKEQMFILDDNWWADNREEVLQRWNTFILG; encoded by the coding sequence GTGACGGAGGATGACCGTATGGACCCGCTCGAACGACGCATTATGTATCTCCTGTCTCTGCGCGGTCGCTCGCCTCAGGCGGACGCCTATTCGCGACGCGAGCTCTTCCGCCTCGGCGCTCGATACGCCCTCGGCGGCAGCGTGCTGGCAATGATTCTGGCCGCGTGCGGCAACTCGCAGGACACGCCGACATCGACGGCGTCGAGCGGCTCCGGTGGCAGTACCCCCGGCACCGGTGGCTCGCCGACGACCGAGATCGAGCTGCCGATGATGAAGCCGGAGGATGTGCCGGATAAGCTCAAGGGCAGCGGCGAGGTCGTCGCCATCTCGTTCGGTGGTGCCTACCAGGAGGCGCAACGCAAGGCGTACTTCGAGCCGTTTGAGGAACTATGCGGCATCACCGTCAAGGAGGCCGAGGGGCCGGACATCGCCAAGATCAAGGCGATGGTCGATACCGGCAACGTCCAGTGGGATCTCCCCGAAGTCGGACTCGACGGCATCATCGCGCTGGAGCGCCAGGGCGACTACTGGGAGCCGATTGATTACGACCTCGTCGATGTCGACAACATCGACGAAGGCTTCCGCCACGAGCACGCGATCGCGATGAACCCGTATGGCCTGATCTACGGCTATCGCACCGACGCCTTCGACGGCACGCCGAGCGGCTGGGCCGATTTCTGGGATACCGAAAAGTTCCCCGGACCACGCGCGATGGAGGGCGGCTCCGGCGGTCTGCTGCCGTTCCTCGAAGCGGCTGTCATGGCCGACGGCGTGGCGATGGACAGCATCTACCCGCTCGACATCGACCAGGCCTATGCGTCGCTGGAGAAGATCAAGGACGACGTCGTCAAGTGGTGGGATGCCGGCGCGCAACCGGTCCAGATGCTAGCCGACAAAGAGGCAGTCCTCGCCCAGGCGTGGAGCGGTCGCATTCTCACCCTGAAGTCGCAGAACCCGGACATGCCGGTTGAGATCGCCTGGAATCAGGGCCAGCTCGCGTTCGATGTCTGGGGCATCCCGAAGGGTGCGCCGAACCGGGAGAACGCCCAGAAGCTGGCGGCGTTCTCGACGATGGCGGTCTCGCAGGCGCGACTCTCGATGCTCTACCCGAATGGCTTCGTCAACAACAAGTCGGTCGACTTCATCCCTGCGGAGATCGCCAGCACGCTGGCGACGTCACCGGAGCACAAGGAGCAGATGTTCATCCTGGATGACAACTGGTGGGCGGACAACCGCGAGGAAGTCCTCCAGCGCTGGAACACCTTCATCCTCGGCTAG